Below is a window of Salvelinus alpinus chromosome 5, SLU_Salpinus.1, whole genome shotgun sequence DNA.
gTAACGGAAATGAAAAGGCCTGATGGTAGTGCTAGAGGAAAGGTAAAGTGGTCACCAAATCAATAGGTTTCTTCCACTTGGGGTCTTGATTGTGCACAACAAATTTTATGGCAATCCAGCCATTACTTTGAGATATATCTTGTTCTCAGCCTGTGGGCATCATGTGTGTAGTGATCCAATATCCATAGCCGTAACATTTAAAATGTATAACTGGCCCTTGCTCAGCCTTACTCACCAAGAGCCCAGCGCTGAGCCTTCTTGCTAGGAAAGTCACTGATCAAGTGTTTGAAGTTCATCTTTCTAGCTAACTGACTTTCAATGGACAGCATGGCAAGACTGCAAAGCCTGTCCTGGGACATAGTGGACCTCAAATCGTTTTTTTATCAGTTTTAGCTTACTGAAAGCTCTCTCGCCACCAGCACCAGTCACAGGCAGTGTACAAAATATACATACAGCAATGCACACTTCTCCAAAAATGCTTTGCATCTTACCAATTGCATTCAGCAGACGGGGGGGAAAGtggcagcatatacagtgttcaggTGTCTTACTTCATTTTGAAACTCAAGTGTAAGATCTCTGGAATACTTCATCATCAGTGGTTGGCACAAAGAAGGGACTTTATCCTCACTAATCTACCCAACTTTCAGAACAGCAGAAAATTATTCTACAATTTTTGCAGTGGTGTGGAACCAGGTGTCCAAGTCACTTATGATGTTGTCCATAGCAGTAAAAAACACTGTTCCGAAACACCATTGCTgcactgtcctgagctgtctccttgtgacgaccctcccactctgtctgccatattctctctttgttcttgtttccttattaggatgccagtgggcggagttgggagggtcgtcagctacatgggaaacacctgggcccgctGTGTcataggataaatacaccacttccccattcatggagaagactctctccatgcagacacctttacAGATTTTGTTGTGTATCTTGGTGGTTTTTTGGTTGTTTGCGttagcacctttcaacaccctgcattatcacattcatgcatgcaaaacactcacttacactactgattacacacaccattgtatattgtacttagttaataaatatattttgttattccttatctccacgttgtctcccttttgttacggctttgagccggttcgtgacactcCTCTTGAGAGGTCTCATCATGGAATCTCTTGCTTTTCCTCTGGCGTCTGTGTTCCTTGCTAAATTGAGGTACAACATCCATTTGCGTAGCAATCAGTGTTGCCTCAGACAGGAGAAACTCCCATCCATCTCTAAGAGTCTTTATTTCCTTTAAGGCTCTGATATTGGCTGCCTCTGTGTCAAGTGAGATTTTTCCTGACTGGAGAATCACATTCCTTTAATCAATGCATTGCAGTACCTGCAATTATGCCAACTGACGTGTCATTCAACACAATGCTGCTCACCTCCTTCTTCAGTTggtatggggatggggagacagggctgttgAGCCTGAAGCTGCATCTATTGGGCCTGGCACCAGGCAGGGGCAGGGACAACTGATTTAGTATGAATAGCTTGCTAAAAGTTTGCCTGCATTGATTAAATGTTGGCTAAAAGAGAGGTGAAATGTTAGGGGAGCAAAAGTAGCCTATTTCACTATGGACTAAGCTAACAGGTTCATTTCCACCCCTCGCAGACTACACCCACCTTTGTGAAGAATTGGGTGACATACCATTGCcctttattttctctctcctgtctttcttttCGTTGGAAGCCAGATTTTTCTTTAGGAAGCAGAGACATGATGCTCCACCGGCACTCCTCACTCGCAATTCACTGTTTGCAAGTACCGTTCGCGCCTGGTTTGGGGGCAGGACCGATTAAgctgaagctgattaaacagcatgatcattacacaagtacaccttgtgctgggggacaataaaaagccactctaaaatgtacagttttgtcacacaacacaatgccagatATGTCTCAAGTTGAAgcatacaattggcatgctgactgcaagaatgtccaccagagctgttgataATTGAatcttcatttctctaccataaactgcctccaacgtcattttagagaatttggcagtacgtccaaccggcctcacaaccgaagaccacttgtaaccacgccagcccaggacctccacatctggcttcttcacctgcaggattgtctgagaccagccacacgtacagctgatgaaactgtgtgtttccacaaccgaagaatttctgcgtGCTCATCATCCTCACTTCAACTGTACCGGGGCAGATGGCAAAAAACGTGTATcgcatcgtgtgggcgagcggctTGCTGATGTCTACGTTGTGAACAgactgccccatggtggcggtgggggttatggtatgggcaggcataaactacggacaaggaacagaattgcattttattgatggcaatttgagatcctgaggcccattgtcgtgccattcatccaccgccatcacctcatgtttcagcatgataatgcagggtcccatgtcacaaggatctgtacaccattcctggaagctgaaaatgtcccagttcttccatggcctgcatactcaccagacatgtcacccgttgagcatgtttgggatgctctggatcaacgtgtacaacagcctgttccagttcccgccaatatccagcaacttcacacagccattgaagaggagtgggacaacattccacaggccacaatcaacagcctgatcaactctatgtgaaggagatgtgttgcgctgcatgaggcaaatgatggtcacaccagatactgactggttttctgatccacgcccctgccttttttaaaggtatctgtgaccaacagatgcatatctgtattcccagtcatgtgaaatccatagattagggcctaatgaattattTTCAATTGACTAACTTCCTTatatgtaactcagtaaaatctgtgaaattgttgcatgttgcatttatattttggttcagtgtagtTTATACAATGGAGCATTAATTGATCAAAATGTAATTAGAGCATCCAGATAAGGGCTTTTGTGCTCAGACTGAATTAAGAGGAAGGGGAGAATGCTGTTGAGCAATACATCAATGAAAAATTATGCTGTATAAGCTTGAAAAATAGTAATACAGTTAAATAAACACCACAGAGGGACAAACAAATTGAACACAAATAATTACAATGATATATAATTAAGTGTAATTAAGTATAATTAATTACATTTAGACTACAAGGGTTTAATCAcaaatgaaatgtgtaaagtagtGATAAGACATGTAACTAGTTTTGCTAGACATTTTATAGATACAAGGATAAGTAGCATATTGTTTTAAAATATGTGCGTGCTTTCCTCCTCCCAGTaaacaacagctgattcaaagggggtgtggcagATCTCAAAACTCTTCCGCAAAGGACTCAGGTAGGATGATCTtgtgcttcctctcctctccgagGCTTTCAAGCAGGTTTGGACACTCCTCCGTTCGCCTAACTAATTGGTATTTTCTCAATTAGTTTTGTTCAAGTCCTGCGTCATCTCTCCTGCGTATTCTCTCCCCTCATGTTGAAAAAGGTCAAATGTAATCGAGGAGAAGCGGCAAGGAGAGTCAACTTGGACACAAATGCGCTTGTATGAAATGAGAAGCCTCTTTTCCACTCGCGCTTCATCAGAAAATGTACGTTTACAGTGttggatcccaaaataaatgtgtaaagtcATAAAAACAAATTAAGTCAGTTGTGTAAGACAAATTGGttttcgtaacatatcatacgttttgcaaaatcttaacatattgtacattttgctaATTCGTAACGTATAGTACATTTAGGAAATTCGTAAcatcatacaaattgtaattcataacatatcaaacgaaatggatgatggacatccacaaataatACATACACCATTTAGTATATGTTACATTTCATATTGTATCTTTGATATAATTActgaataatatgaaatgctctgagaccaggttgggtcACAGAGGAAGGATGGAGGAGTTGAGGATGGTATTTTGTCCAAACGAGAATCTTCCTACAATCTCTCCACACCAGATTTTCTCTTTGAacctgggattcaaaccagcaaccctgTTTTCTGGCTTCAGTAAGAACTGTCTCAAAAAAGAGTGCCTCCCGAAACAAGGGACCTTTagatctttggacactgtgttaactaacctccagacgagcatcaatgccatacaactctccttccgtggcctccaactgctcttaaatgcaagtaaaactaaatgcatgctcttcaaccaatcgctgcccgcacctgcccgcccgtccagcatcactactctggatggttctgacttagaatatgtggacaactacaaatacctagatgtctgtctagactgtaaactctccttccagactcacattaagcatctccaatccaaaattaaatttagaatcggcatcctatttcgcaacaaagtatccttcactcatgctgccaaacatacccttgtaaaactgaccatcctactgatctTTGACttgggcgatgtcatttacaaaatagcctccaacactctactcagcaaattggatgcagtctatcacagtgccatctgttctgtcaccaaagccccatacactacccactactgcgacctgtacgctctcgttggctggccctagcttcatactcgtcaccaaatccactggctccaggtcttctataagtctttgctaggtaaatccccgccttatctcagctcactggtcaccatagtagcacccacccgtagcacgcgctccagcaggtatatctcactggtcacccccaaagccaattcctttttggccgcctttccttccagttctctgctgccaatgactggaacgaactgcaaaaatcactgaagctggagactcaaatctccctcactagctttaagcaccagatgtcagagcagctcacagatcactgcacctgtacatagcccatctgtaaatagcccatccaactacctcatccccatactgtatttatttttcttgctttttctactgtattattgactgtatgtttgtttattccatgtgtaactctgtgttgttgtatgtgtcgaactgctttgctttatcttggccaggtcgcagttgtaaatgagaacttgttctcacttagcctacctggttaaataaaggtgaatttaaaaaaaatctgtttaacgctctcccaactgagctatttcAGCTGCATTTATTAAACTGACCCCATATCAATTACTCATACTTTTCTAAGGTCTGGGGTTGGCTACCAGGACCATTAATATTTTCTACTCATTTTTCTCTAACAGGGAGTGACAAATGCCCCCACATGGTTGGAATAATCACTCACACATTCTTTTTCAAACTGCTAGAAAGACAATGCTGCCACCAGCTGGTCCCCTGGCAAACTCGCACATATCTCTTGTTAGAATTTGTATTAAAATTTGGTTAATTTTTACTTACTACAGGTACAAAAAGGAGCATCCGTTGATCGGGAGTCTTCTTGCTAACAGTCACAGGCTCTTCAGGATGACGCAATATTAATGTGGTCTAACTCACCCATTCACTCTTTATAGTTGATATATTATATAAGTTATAGTATTGCTCACAAACACAATTTTAACACATTCTTTGAAAATAAAGTTCTGCTTTTATTTTGTTGAATCATAACTATGTAGGTATCATTTCTATTGCATAAAGGCTTTTAATGTAATATTTTTAATTTGTGTTTTTTTCCTGCTGAATTGTCGAAATGTAAAAGgcatagcagaggatggtttcgagcCATCGACCTCTGGGTTATGTCGCCACTCTGCTGTATGTTACATTAGGGAGGAAATGTAGCCATTGACCCTGTGGGACCAACTCATTGCGTATGCAATAAAAATCCTAGGCTCCCTGATGAGAATTTGAAATGAACAATACTTCTTTCACTGCCATAGTAAAATAAGTATAGCCAAATCTAACGACAAAATACATATCCTTAAACTAACTTGTTAATTTGtctaaattgtttaaaaaaatatcaaGTCATTTATTTACAACCACATGAAAGATAAGTGAGAAAAAACACAACTCAAATGCTATTTCACATATTTTATACTATTTTGGACAAATATGAAATAAGGCATCTAATGAAAATCCAATTCCACAAGTATTATACTTCATATAATTTTCCCCCAGACGTATGTTATAAACAACGGCCTTTCATATTCAGTGTCAGGGCCACTTCCCCAGTCGTTGGGCTTACATGTCATTGTGTACTTTGACATTTTATTTGAGATACATTTCCTTAGTTCTCTTTGCAAATGCCATTAATATCAGGTATATTTTCAATGAAATAAGATATGACCTTGTGTTTTATTGCTTTACTTGTATAATAAAGGATACAATGCCTGTCTTTTATAGTGCAAAACTGAAGATCTAGTGAAGAGAACTATAGTGCGTGTTTAGTATTTCTACCTACAACAAAGACAAACATGATACAAGGGAATTCTGTTAGAAGAAAATAATACAATGGCAGCATAGGTGATACATTTGCCATTTACTCAACATAAACAGAACAACCAGTCCAGTTAGCATGTCAGGAGAGAAACATTAAGGCTACTCCAGGACTAAGGAGAATTTTCAATTGATCCATCAGGGGGGTCAGCCTGTCCTTGCATTGGATATCAGACACTGGTTGACCACCTCCAGAAGCTGGGAGTTCTCGAGTGCAGCGGccactctctctttgtctgccaGCTGTTTGTTGACTGGAACAAAAGCAAAAACAAAGGGTTTAGTTaggggcaattccacagtaactgAGTGATGCCGACACTTAGATATTTCACTTTAAGATATGTAAAACAAAACCCAATGATTTTAAAGTTAAACAACCCATAAAACTCTATGCAAAAAGACAACTTTTTACAATTTCCACAAAAACACATTACTTCaataacagtgcagatgcaaagttccataacagaataagagcaaaaagcacaaactgtcattctgttaccaaaattTGCATATGAACTGTTGTtctagtaaatgtgtttttgtaaaattttctgtggaaattgttaaaaagtAGGCCTTGTggatagagttgtatggtttgcttAACTTTGCagtcattggtttttgtttgacattgtTTCACGTGAAAATTCAGAGTCTCAGTATTACTGTGGAATTGATATTAGGGCTTCTCAAAAGGGGCAGTCTACAACAGTCGTCTTGAAGGTGTGATTGTTGGTCTCAGCCTCAATGTTGAGTTACTTCAGAGGCATGTCACTTTACCTGCATCTTCTGAGGCATGCGTCCCAGGAGTGATGTGCACATCAATCTGCGGAGATATGATTAGGAATAGACGGTACATGACCCACTATATTAATGTTAAATGTTCAGACAATTAAATAATATTAAAGCTTGCTCACAAGAAGCAGACTCAATTTCCTTCACCCACCTTAAACCTTTCTGGTAGGGACCGCAGCAGCTTGACTTTGATGGACAGGCCTATGAGAGTTGCCATGCTGCAGTGGGGTATAGTGGGGGTGAACTCCACACCCACTGTGTTCTCTTGGTCATCTACCTGTAAAGAAAAATAAAGTTGATGGTTTTATTAGGCTAACACAGTATAGGCTATCTGCTGTCCTTAGTAGCTACACAAGTATGTCTGTGTGTCGAACTTCTAACTGGGGAAAAAGTTGTGAAAGAAGTTTAACTCACGCGCACTCGAACTTGTTCCACGACATTTAACTCCTCGAGGGACAGTGGGTGTTCAGGATCATTAATGGATCTGATGAGATGTAGCACGGGTTAAGGTGAAATCTGATAACACAATGTTGAGTAATTAGCTTTATTAAAGAATGAAGCATCATATGCAAAGTTCATTGGTATGACATTGAAAGCTCAATGGATGTATATTTTAGCTAGCTACACCGAAAGGATATCAAATATTTCTCTGTCGTCGATGGGATCAGCAACATCTTCGTCCTCGTCATTTGCGGTCTGAAGCCTCTCGCCTGTTCGTTGAAAAATCAAGGGATTTGCGTTCTCTAAACGGGTCCCTCCTGACATTTGTAATGTTGCAACTACAGAAATACGGTATATTTGTTTGCGCTATCGTTTTTCACTCTGGACCACGGGAGTGAACGATCGACTTCCGGAAACGGTAGACGTCAAAACGTACGCAGGCGCATCCCTGCGATATAGTGTCATGTTGGATTTCCAGATGTATCCAGCAGGTGGCAGCATTCTCATCTTAAATTCTGTAATGTTACTGCGTGAACTACAAGGTTAATCTATAAATGGTAAAATTACACAGAAGCAAGAAAATAATGATCCAAGTAAAACAATGTTAATACTAAAATGTTTCACAAATAACAGCAATTCAATTAGCCCTCTTACGCGTGTATTGTGAATCCCAGGAAAAGCAGCTTTTTACCATAGACTCAAATGATAAGCTCTTGCTAATATCTTTAGTAGCAGTATAAgtaacatacactgctcaaaaaaataaagggaacacttaaacaacacaatgtaactccaagtcaatcacacttctgtgaaatcaaactgtccacttaggaagcaacactgattgacaataaatttcacatgctgttgtgcaaatggaatagacaacaggtggaaattataggcaattagcaagacacccccaataaaggagtggttctgcaggtggtgaccacagaccacttctcagttcctatgcttcctggctgatgttttggtcacttttgagtggtagcatgagatggagtctacaacccacacaagtggctcaggtagtgcagctcatccaggatggcacatcaatgcgagctgtggcaagaaggtttgctgtgtctgtcagcgtagtgtccagagcatggaggcgctaccaggagacaggccagtacatcaggagacgtggaggaggccataggagggcaacaacccagcagcaggaccgctacctccgccttcgtgcaaggaggagcactgccagagccctgcaaaatgacctccagcaggccacaaatgtgcatgtgtctgctcaaacggtcagaaacagactccatgagggtggtatgagggcccgacgtccacaggtgggggttgtgcttacagcccaacaccgtgcaggacgtttggcatttgccagagaacaccaagattggcaaattcgccactggcgccctgtgctcttcacagatgaaagcaggttcacactgagcacatgtgacagacgtgacagagtctggagacgccgtggagaacgttctgccgcctgcaacatcctccagcatgaccggtttggcggtgggtcagtcatggtgtgggggtggcatttctttggggggccgcacagccctccatgtgctcgccagaggtagcctgactgccattaggtaccgagataagatcctcagaccccttgtgagaccatatgctggtgcggttggccctgggttcctcctaatgcaagacaatgctagacctcatgtggctggagtgtgtcagcagttcctgcaagaggaaggcattgatgctatggactggcccgcccgttccccagacctgaatccaattgagcacatctgggacaacatgtcttgctccatccaccaacgccacgatgcaccacagactgtccaggagttggcggatgctttagtccaggtctgggaggagatccctcaggagaccgtccgccacctcatcaggagcatgcccaggcgttgtagggaggtcatacaggcacgtggaggccacacacactactgagcctcattttgacttgttttaaggacattacatcaaagttggatcagcctgtagtgtggttttccactttaattttgagtgtgactccaaatccagacctccatgggttgataaatttgatttccattgataatttttgtgtgattttgttgtcagcacattcaactatgtaaagaaaaaagtatttaataagaatatttcattcattcagatctaggatgtgttattttactgttccctttatttttttgagcagtgtataatgacTCAGAATACCATCTGAAAT
It encodes the following:
- the LOC139575948 gene encoding cytosolic iron-sulfur assembly component 2B-like isoform X2 translates to MTRTKMLLIPSTTEKYLISFRSINDPEHPLSLEELNVVEQVRVRVDDQENTVGVEFTPTIPHCSMATLIGLSIKVKLLRSLPERFKIDVHITPGTHASEDAVNKQLADKERVAAALENSQLLEVVNQCLISNARTG
- the LOC139575948 gene encoding cytosolic iron-sulfur assembly component 2B-like isoform X1; translation: MSGGTRLENANPLIFQRTGERLQTANDEDEDVADPIDDREIFDLIRSINDPEHPLSLEELNVVEQVRVRVDDQENTVGVEFTPTIPHCSMATLIGLSIKVKLLRSLPERFKIDVHITPGTHASEDAVNKQLADKERVAAALENSQLLEVVNQCLISNARTG